A DNA window from Janibacter sp. A1S7 contains the following coding sequences:
- the iolB gene encoding 5-deoxy-glucuronate isomerase translates to MSDHVPRAGADNERWFHPFAPGGSGWAVEITDAIEGWQHTSLRVAVLPPGASISHTLVQEEGVLVPLVGGADVVVGHAGGSGRFVLAGRPSVFSGPSDTLYLPASSEVTLTNTDDRPVRIALCGARVEDATGGGRRVVHTPADRVPVELRGAGVCSREVRGFAMPDALPDAEQILACEVVTPAGGWSSYPPHKHDTDRPGQESALEEIYYFETQSVDDVAQGRSPLTRGTTRDDGRQPVGYHQVYGTQDRPIDVLAEVATGDTVLVPHGWHGPAMAAPDADLYYLNVMAGPGPERVWLICDDPAHGEIRATWVDQDVDPRLPLGGGQ, encoded by the coding sequence ATGAGTGACCACGTCCCCCGCGCCGGGGCGGACAACGAACGCTGGTTCCACCCCTTCGCTCCCGGAGGGTCCGGTTGGGCCGTCGAGATCACCGATGCGATCGAGGGCTGGCAGCACACCTCCCTGCGCGTCGCCGTCCTGCCCCCCGGGGCATCCATCAGCCACACCCTGGTGCAGGAGGAGGGCGTCCTCGTCCCCCTCGTCGGGGGCGCCGACGTCGTCGTGGGCCACGCGGGTGGGAGCGGACGGTTCGTGCTGGCCGGTCGCCCCTCGGTCTTCAGTGGCCCGAGCGACACCCTCTACCTGCCCGCCTCGAGTGAGGTGACCCTGACGAACACCGACGACCGACCGGTCCGGATCGCCCTGTGCGGGGCACGCGTCGAGGACGCCACCGGCGGCGGCCGCAGGGTCGTGCACACCCCCGCCGACCGGGTGCCGGTCGAGCTGCGCGGAGCCGGGGTCTGCAGCCGCGAGGTGCGTGGCTTCGCCATGCCGGACGCCCTGCCCGACGCCGAGCAGATCCTGGCCTGCGAGGTCGTCACCCCGGCCGGCGGTTGGAGCTCCTACCCCCCGCACAAGCACGACACGGACCGCCCCGGGCAGGAGAGCGCCCTCGAGGAGATCTACTACTTCGAGACGCAGTCGGTCGACGACGTCGCGCAGGGGCGCTCGCCGCTCACCCGCGGCACCACCCGTGATGACGGCCGCCAGCCGGTCGGGTACCACCAGGTCTACGGCACGCAGGATCGACCCATCGACGTCCTCGCCGAGGTCGCGACGGGTGACACGGTCCTCGTGCCGCACGGCTGGCACGGGCCGGCGATGGCCGCACCGGACGCCGACCTCTACTACCTCAACGTCATGGCCGGGCCGGGGCCCGAACGGGTCTGGCTGATCTGCGACGACCCCGCGCACGGTGAGATCCGGGCCACCTGGGTCGATCAGGACGTCGACCCCCGGCTACCCCTGGGAGGCGGACAGTGA
- a CDS encoding class I fructose-bisphosphate aldolase: MSADATTGSTTGSVPTAVDVAQLNEVRAETPGLIARRWAERPRRDLLAPDGRMLLVAADHPARGALGVRGEAMAMAPRADLLTRLATAVSRPGVDGVLGTPDVLDDLLLMGALDDKVAIGSMNRGGLQGAAFELDDRFTGYTAAEIVRRGIDGGKMLIRIALDDLGTVATLEAGAAAVTELAELGIMAMVEPFWSARRDGKVVNLLDPDSTIKSITVASGLGASSAHTWLKLPVVDELERVLDATTMPTLLLGGDPKGDPQDTYAAWGRSLALPQVRGLVVGRALLYPPDGDVAGAVDIAADLVHGGAA; this comes from the coding sequence ATGAGCGCCGACGCCACGACCGGGTCGACGACCGGCTCCGTCCCCACGGCGGTCGACGTCGCCCAGCTCAACGAGGTGCGGGCCGAGACCCCCGGGCTCATCGCCCGTCGGTGGGCCGAGCGACCCCGCCGCGACCTGCTCGCCCCGGACGGTCGGATGCTCCTCGTGGCGGCCGATCACCCCGCCCGTGGCGCCCTCGGCGTGCGCGGCGAGGCGATGGCGATGGCGCCGCGCGCCGACCTGCTGACCCGGCTGGCAACCGCCGTCTCCCGCCCCGGCGTCGACGGCGTCCTGGGCACTCCCGACGTCCTCGACGACCTGCTCCTCATGGGCGCGCTGGACGACAAGGTCGCCATCGGCTCGATGAACCGCGGCGGGTTGCAGGGGGCAGCCTTCGAGCTCGACGACCGCTTCACCGGGTACACCGCCGCCGAAATCGTCCGGCGGGGCATCGACGGCGGCAAGATGCTCATCCGGATCGCGCTCGACGACCTGGGCACGGTCGCGACCCTGGAGGCGGGCGCCGCCGCCGTGACCGAGCTCGCCGAGCTCGGGATCATGGCCATGGTCGAGCCCTTCTGGTCCGCTCGGCGGGACGGGAAGGTCGTCAACCTCCTCGACCCGGACAGCACGATCAAGTCGATCACCGTCGCCTCCGGGCTCGGCGCGAGCAGCGCCCACACATGGCTGAAGCTGCCCGTCGTCGACGAGCTGGAGCGCGTCCTGGACGCCACGACGATGCCGACACTCCTGCTCGGTGGTGACCCGAAGGGGGACCCGCAGGACACCTACGCCGCGTGGGGTCGCTCCCTGGCCCTGCCGCAGGTCCGCGGCCTCGTGGTGGGCCGCGCCCTGCTCTACCCGCCGGACGGCGATGTCGCCGGAGCCGTCGACATCGCCGCCGACCTCGTCCACGGAGGTGCCGCATGA
- the iolC gene encoding 5-dehydro-2-deoxygluconokinase: MGRTGVDIYPLDHGVPLEEVRTFEKFLGGSATNVAVAAARYGRRAALVTKTGADAFGRYVRAEAERLGVVGDFITPIEGDGPPTPVTFCEVHPPDDFPLYFYRYPTAPDLMLTDTDLPLEQIRSARVFWTTVTGLCQEPSRAAHHTAFAARGRERHTVLDLDYRPMFWTDPSEASAQVGRALEHVTIAVGNTDECEVAVGETDPHRAADALLERGLELAVVKQGPKGVLAATADERLEVPPYFVDVVNGLGAGDAFGGALVHGLLEGWGLRRVLEFANVAGAIVASRLECSTAMPTAAEVEDGLAQWAAKGARS; the protein is encoded by the coding sequence ATGGGTCGCACCGGGGTGGACATCTACCCGCTCGACCACGGCGTGCCCCTGGAGGAGGTGCGTACCTTCGAGAAGTTCCTGGGTGGATCGGCCACGAACGTGGCCGTGGCCGCGGCCAGGTACGGCCGACGTGCCGCCCTGGTGACCAAGACCGGCGCCGACGCCTTCGGTCGCTACGTCCGGGCCGAGGCCGAGCGCCTCGGTGTCGTCGGTGACTTCATCACCCCGATCGAGGGGGACGGGCCGCCGACCCCGGTGACCTTCTGCGAGGTGCACCCGCCGGACGACTTCCCGCTCTACTTCTACCGCTACCCCACGGCGCCTGACCTCATGCTGACCGATACCGACCTCCCGCTGGAGCAGATCCGCTCCGCCCGCGTCTTCTGGACGACGGTGACCGGTCTGTGCCAGGAGCCCTCGCGGGCGGCACACCACACCGCCTTCGCCGCCCGCGGTCGGGAGCGGCACACGGTCCTCGACCTCGACTACCGGCCGATGTTCTGGACCGACCCGAGCGAGGCCTCCGCGCAGGTCGGCCGGGCCCTGGAGCACGTGACCATCGCGGTGGGCAACACGGATGAGTGCGAGGTGGCCGTCGGTGAGACGGATCCGCACCGCGCGGCCGACGCGCTCCTCGAGCGCGGACTGGAGCTGGCCGTGGTCAAGCAGGGCCCCAAGGGTGTGCTCGCCGCAACCGCCGACGAGCGCCTCGAGGTTCCGCCGTACTTCGTGGACGTGGTCAACGGACTCGGCGCCGGCGATGCCTTCGGCGGTGCCCTCGTGCACGGACTCCTCGAGGGGTGGGGCCTGCGGCGGGTCCTGGAGTTCGCCAACGTGGCCGGGGCGATCGTCGCCTCGCGGCTCGAGTGCAGCACCGCCATGCCGACCGCCGCCGAAGTCGAGGACGGACTGGCGCAGTGGGCCGCGAAAGGAGCTCGCTCATGA
- a CDS encoding TIM barrel protein, with protein MTRTSTSRPPLTQRIAGAPICWGVCEVPGWGFQHEPPLVLTQMRELGLAATEFGPDGFLPDSPQGKADTLAEYGLAAVGQFVPVVLHDPQHDPLPVVEAAMAGLVAAHASTVIIAAATGAEGYDSRPQLDEAGWTTLLRNLDRIDEAAAALGLTATLHPHVGTMIESGTETGRVLTGSSIGLCLDTGHLLIGGGDPVAVAVEHPDRIAHMHLKDVDLAWARKVQESAVAYTDAVAAGMYVALGEGDVDIAAIVSALEGAGYAGWYVLEQDTILAGDPADPSTPKGSGDPVADVRTSVAHLTSIADSLAKGD; from the coding sequence ATGACCCGGACTAGCACATCGCGTCCCCCGCTGACCCAGCGCATCGCCGGTGCGCCGATCTGCTGGGGGGTCTGCGAGGTCCCCGGGTGGGGGTTCCAGCACGAGCCTCCCCTGGTGCTGACCCAGATGCGTGAGCTGGGCCTCGCGGCGACCGAGTTCGGCCCGGACGGCTTCCTTCCCGACTCCCCGCAGGGGAAGGCGGACACCCTCGCCGAGTACGGGCTCGCCGCCGTCGGCCAGTTCGTCCCCGTCGTCCTCCACGACCCGCAGCACGACCCCCTTCCGGTCGTCGAGGCCGCGATGGCCGGGCTCGTCGCCGCGCACGCCTCGACCGTCATCATCGCCGCGGCCACCGGAGCCGAGGGTTACGACTCCCGTCCCCAGCTCGACGAGGCCGGGTGGACCACGCTCCTGCGCAACCTGGACCGCATCGACGAGGCGGCTGCGGCGCTCGGCCTGACCGCCACCCTCCACCCGCACGTCGGCACGATGATCGAGAGCGGTACGGAGACCGGCCGGGTCCTGACGGGGTCGTCCATCGGGCTGTGCCTCGACACCGGCCACCTGCTCATCGGCGGTGGTGACCCGGTCGCGGTCGCGGTCGAGCACCCCGACCGGATCGCCCACATGCACCTCAAGGACGTCGACCTGGCCTGGGCGCGCAAGGTCCAGGAGAGCGCGGTTGCCTACACCGACGCCGTGGCCGCCGGGATGTACGTCGCCCTCGGCGAGGGGGACGTCGACATCGCAGCCATCGTCTCCGCCCTGGAGGGCGCCGGCTACGCCGGCTGGTACGTGCTCGAGCAGGACACCATCCTCGCGGGTGACCCTGCGGACCCGAGCACGCCGAAGGGAAGCGGTGACCCCGTCGCGGACGTGCGCACCTCCGTGGCCCACCTGACGTCGATTGCCGATTCCCTGGCGAAGGGGGACTGA
- a CDS encoding Gfo/Idh/MocA family protein, with amino-acid sequence MRIGLAGLGRIGAFHADTLLGLPAVTTLVVTDARGETARETGARLRAAHPDKSVEVVTDSRELLDGLDGLVIATATPGHAEWIRGGLEAGVATFCEKPVAGGLAETIDLARLAARTSTPVHVGHHRRFDPGFRRLREAVTADELGFITTIRATSHDRTPPHPSFIPTSGGIYRDCLVHDIDAVRFVTGREVASVYAVGANKGAAHFGAAGDVDTGAALLTLDDDTLVLVSATRYNGAGYDVRMEVHGELGTLAAGLDEALPMRSAQEGVGFPHGPARRTFMERFLPAYRDELTAFLQVAADRGPSPCTIADALAAFRVAEACELSRAEARPVPLTEIEGL; translated from the coding sequence ATGCGTATCGGACTGGCCGGCCTCGGCCGGATCGGCGCCTTCCACGCCGACACCCTGCTCGGCCTGCCGGCCGTGACGACCCTCGTGGTCACGGATGCCCGGGGTGAGACGGCCCGGGAGACGGGCGCCCGGTTGCGCGCCGCCCACCCCGACAAGTCCGTCGAGGTCGTCACGGACTCCCGGGAGCTGCTCGACGGGCTGGACGGTCTCGTCATCGCCACGGCCACGCCGGGCCACGCGGAGTGGATTCGTGGGGGCCTCGAGGCGGGAGTGGCGACCTTCTGCGAGAAGCCCGTGGCGGGTGGTCTCGCGGAAACGATCGACCTGGCCCGGTTGGCGGCACGCACGAGCACACCGGTGCACGTGGGTCACCACCGACGCTTCGACCCGGGGTTTCGTCGACTGCGCGAGGCGGTGACGGCCGACGAGCTGGGATTCATCACCACGATCCGGGCCACCAGCCACGACCGGACGCCCCCGCACCCGTCCTTCATCCCGACCTCGGGCGGGATCTACCGCGACTGCCTCGTCCACGACATCGACGCCGTGCGCTTCGTCACCGGCCGTGAGGTCGCCTCGGTGTACGCGGTCGGGGCGAACAAGGGAGCAGCCCACTTCGGTGCCGCCGGTGACGTCGACACCGGCGCCGCCCTGCTGACGCTGGACGACGACACCCTCGTGCTCGTGTCCGCCACCCGCTACAACGGGGCCGGGTACGACGTGCGGATGGAGGTCCACGGGGAGCTGGGAACGCTTGCTGCCGGTCTGGACGAGGCCCTGCCGATGCGCAGTGCCCAGGAGGGCGTCGGCTTCCCCCACGGCCCCGCCCGGCGCACCTTCATGGAGCGATTCCTGCCTGCATACCGGGACGAGCTCACCGCCTTCCTGCAGGTGGCAGCCGACCGCGGACCGAGCCCCTGCACCATCGCGGACGCCTTGGCGGCGTTCCGCGTCGCCGAGGCCTGCGAGCTCTCGCGCGCCGAGGCACGCCCCGTGCCCCTGACCGAGATAGAAGGACTGTGA
- a CDS encoding GntR family transcriptional regulator, with the protein MSAQQLEVVIDRESPVPLYHQLAEQLTAAVDDGRLEPGDPFENEVALAQRLSVSRPTVRRAIQEMVDHGLLVRRRGLGTTVANRKVHRRARLSSLFDDLQAEGREPRTRVLSMETRTDERASAALDLEPDAQLLSIVRVRLAADLPLALLHNWLPPAHADITRADLEHQGLYALLRRRGVRPVVAQQSIGARMPTAEERRELDLGKGHPVLTMTRMAFDAAGAAIEFGDHAYRGEDYTIDLMLDER; encoded by the coding sequence ATGTCAGCGCAGCAGCTCGAGGTGGTCATCGACCGCGAGTCGCCGGTGCCGCTCTACCACCAGCTCGCCGAGCAACTCACCGCCGCCGTCGACGACGGCCGGCTCGAGCCCGGGGACCCCTTCGAGAACGAGGTCGCCCTCGCCCAGCGACTGAGCGTCTCCCGACCGACTGTGCGTCGGGCCATCCAGGAGATGGTCGACCACGGCCTCCTCGTGCGCCGCCGTGGCCTGGGCACCACGGTCGCCAACCGCAAGGTGCACCGCCGGGCGCGCCTGTCATCGCTCTTCGACGACCTGCAGGCCGAGGGCAGGGAACCCCGCACTCGAGTGCTGTCCATGGAGACCCGCACGGACGAGCGCGCCTCTGCGGCACTCGACCTCGAGCCGGATGCGCAGCTGTTGTCCATCGTGCGCGTGCGCCTGGCCGCAGACCTTCCGCTGGCGCTCCTGCACAACTGGCTCCCGCCGGCCCACGCCGACATCACTCGCGCGGACCTCGAGCACCAGGGCCTCTACGCCCTCCTGCGGCGGCGTGGAGTCAGACCCGTCGTCGCCCAGCAGTCCATCGGCGCACGCATGCCGACGGCCGAGGAGCGCCGGGAGCTCGACCTGGGCAAGGGCCATCCCGTCCTCACGATGACCCGGATGGCCTTCGACGCCGCGGGCGCGGCGATCGAGTTCGGCGACCACGCCTATCGAGGTGAGGACTACACCATCGACCTGATGCTCGACGAGCGCTGA
- a CDS encoding discoidin domain-containing protein — protein MSRPRPRRVLPFVAVLVTALLALAIPGANAGSVPWYEQSNPQAEDSEVNVTGEPAGGTTQDGEVRGLIDAHTHLMSNEGFGGDIVCGETFSEDGVGSALVDCDSHGSDGRTALIENLTSLEGKGPLDPHSTQLWPSFGDAPKWSSLTHQQMYYRWVERAWRGGQRIMVADAVNNNILCSLPTQVNTHSCNDMDTVRRQVQKTKDLEAFIDARHGGPGKGWFRIAYTPQEARSYIEQGKLAVILGMEISNPFGCGLALGVPKCTKQQIDAGLDEVKNLGIRSMFLCHKFDNALCGVRFDAGTQGVIVNIGNFLNTGNFWQVEQCRTDLHDNTVAGGVVPADIAEAFPVQALPIYPEGPHCNKRGLTGLGEYALRGMMDRGMLVELDHQSVKAAKRTMEVLEAEGYPGVVSSHSWMDKHFTERIYRLGGFVAQYGHDARSFVAEGAADDDLREEYGVGYGFGMDMNGFGGTPPPRADAAEQPLGYPFPLVMGEGSVDRQVTGQRVWDYNTDGVAHYGMVPDWVEDMRTLEGGQGQEVVEDLLRGPESYLRSWQNTASWVPEQDLTKGARPSASSVQWSLGGSFRAGNAIDDRRTTRWAGRWGDDAWWQVEFDTPRQVSRITLDWERAYAEDYRIQVSLDGASWQTVETVRGSDGGIDTIRIDPTSARQVRLVTDTRATGWGVSLHEVTITS, from the coding sequence TTGTCCAGGCCACGTCCTCGGCGCGTCCTTCCCTTCGTCGCCGTGCTGGTGACGGCTCTTCTCGCCCTGGCGATTCCGGGGGCGAATGCAGGATCCGTCCCCTGGTACGAGCAGTCGAACCCCCAGGCCGAGGACTCCGAGGTCAACGTCACCGGTGAACCCGCGGGTGGCACGACGCAGGACGGTGAGGTCCGCGGTCTGATCGACGCACACACCCACCTGATGTCCAACGAGGGATTCGGCGGCGACATCGTCTGTGGTGAGACCTTCAGCGAGGACGGCGTCGGGAGCGCTCTGGTCGACTGCGACAGCCACGGCAGCGATGGACGCACGGCCCTGATCGAGAACCTCACCAGCCTCGAGGGCAAGGGGCCCCTCGACCCGCACTCCACGCAGCTGTGGCCCTCCTTCGGGGACGCCCCGAAGTGGTCCTCGCTGACGCACCAGCAGATGTACTACCGCTGGGTCGAGCGGGCCTGGCGTGGTGGTCAGCGGATCATGGTCGCCGACGCGGTCAACAACAACATCCTGTGCTCGCTGCCGACCCAGGTGAACACGCACTCCTGCAACGACATGGACACCGTGCGCCGGCAGGTGCAGAAGACGAAGGACCTCGAGGCCTTCATCGACGCGCGCCACGGAGGTCCGGGCAAGGGGTGGTTCCGGATCGCCTACACACCGCAGGAAGCCCGCAGCTACATCGAGCAGGGCAAGCTCGCCGTCATCCTCGGGATGGAGATCTCCAATCCCTTCGGCTGCGGCCTGGCCCTCGGGGTCCCGAAGTGCACCAAGCAGCAGATCGACGCCGGTCTGGACGAGGTGAAGAACCTCGGGATCCGGTCGATGTTCCTGTGCCACAAGTTCGACAACGCCCTGTGCGGGGTGCGCTTCGACGCGGGCACCCAGGGGGTCATCGTCAACATCGGCAACTTCCTCAACACCGGCAACTTCTGGCAGGTCGAGCAGTGCCGAACCGACCTGCACGACAACACGGTCGCCGGTGGGGTCGTCCCCGCGGACATCGCCGAGGCCTTCCCCGTCCAGGCCCTGCCGATCTACCCGGAGGGCCCGCACTGCAACAAGCGGGGCCTGACCGGTCTGGGCGAGTACGCCCTTCGCGGGATGATGGACCGGGGCATGCTCGTCGAGCTGGACCACCAGAGCGTCAAGGCGGCCAAGCGGACGATGGAGGTCCTCGAGGCAGAGGGGTATCCGGGCGTCGTCTCGAGCCACTCGTGGATGGACAAGCACTTCACCGAGCGGATCTACCGGCTCGGCGGCTTCGTCGCCCAGTACGGGCACGACGCGCGCAGCTTCGTCGCCGAGGGGGCTGCGGACGACGACCTGCGCGAGGAGTACGGCGTCGGCTACGGCTTCGGGATGGACATGAACGGGTTCGGCGGTACCCCACCGCCGCGCGCGGACGCCGCCGAGCAGCCGCTGGGCTACCCCTTCCCGCTGGTCATGGGTGAGGGGTCGGTCGACCGCCAGGTCACCGGACAGCGGGTGTGGGACTACAACACGGACGGCGTGGCCCACTACGGGATGGTCCCCGACTGGGTCGAGGACATGCGCACCCTCGAGGGCGGACAGGGGCAGGAGGTCGTCGAGGATCTCCTGCGCGGTCCGGAGTCCTACCTGCGGTCCTGGCAGAACACCGCCTCCTGGGTGCCCGAGCAGGACCTGACGAAGGGGGCGAGGCCGTCGGCGAGCAGTGTCCAGTGGTCCTTGGGGGGCTCCTTCCGCGCCGGCAACGCCATCGACGACCGGCGCACGACCCGGTGGGCCGGCAGGTGGGGCGATGACGCCTGGTGGCAGGTCGAGTTCGACACCCCGCGGCAGGTCAGCCGGATCACCCTCGACTGGGAGCGGGCGTACGCCGAGGACTACCGCATCCAGGTGAGCCTGGACGGCGCGAGCTGGCAGACGGTGGAGACCGTGCGCGGCAGCGACGGGGGGATCGACACCATCCGGATCGATCCGACCTCGGCGCGACAGGTCCGGTTGGTCACCGACACGCGGGCCACGGGGTGGGGGGTCTCCCTCCACGAGGTGACGATCACCAGTTGA
- a CDS encoding MATE family efflux transporter, whose translation MPSNSATVPSAGPREVLALAVPAFLALVAEPLFLMVDAAIVGRLGVVPLAGLGTASSVLLTAAGVFVFLAYGTTSVVARQVGAGSQRGAIEVGAGGVWLAAGLGVAGGLVVGLLARPVAAVFGSSPAALDQAVTYLHISALGLPGMLLVLSATGILRGLQDTRTPLAVSVVGFGANAALSAVLVLGLDLGIAGAAWGTVIAQWGMALALLAVVLHRGRGVGASLRPHVGRVVAAALDGAPLLVRTLALRAILLLTVYVAAGFGDVPLAAYQVTTTIWSLLTFALDALAIAGQALTGASLGGGNAAGAREATSLMVRWGVWGGVGLGVLILALHRVIPHLFTQDPQVQAAIAGGLVVVALAQPLSGYVFVVDGVLIGAGDGRWLAGSMILVLIAYVPVVALARFLGDGQGPVASVVVLWLAFTVFMLLRGACMAWRIRGDAWAVLGAERPRRG comes from the coding sequence ATGCCGTCGAACTCTGCGACCGTGCCGAGCGCCGGACCACGCGAGGTCCTGGCACTGGCAGTTCCTGCCTTCCTCGCGCTCGTGGCCGAGCCGCTCTTCCTCATGGTCGACGCCGCCATCGTCGGCCGGCTCGGCGTCGTGCCCCTCGCCGGCCTGGGGACCGCGAGCTCGGTCCTGCTCACTGCGGCAGGAGTCTTCGTCTTCCTTGCCTATGGCACGACCAGCGTCGTGGCCCGCCAGGTCGGTGCGGGCTCGCAACGGGGTGCGATCGAGGTCGGTGCCGGAGGGGTCTGGCTGGCCGCCGGCCTCGGCGTGGCGGGCGGCCTGGTCGTCGGGCTGCTCGCCCGGCCGGTCGCGGCCGTCTTCGGTTCGTCCCCGGCAGCGCTCGACCAGGCCGTCACCTACTTGCACATCAGCGCCCTCGGCCTGCCGGGAATGCTCCTCGTCCTCTCCGCGACCGGCATCCTGCGCGGCCTGCAGGACACCCGCACGCCCCTGGCGGTCTCCGTCGTCGGCTTCGGCGCCAATGCCGCCCTCTCGGCGGTCCTCGTCCTCGGCCTGGACCTGGGGATCGCCGGCGCCGCCTGGGGCACGGTCATCGCCCAGTGGGGCATGGCACTCGCCCTCCTGGCCGTCGTGCTGCACCGCGGCCGGGGGGTGGGCGCCTCCCTTCGCCCGCACGTCGGCCGCGTGGTGGCCGCCGCCCTGGACGGCGCGCCGCTGCTCGTGCGCACCCTGGCCCTGCGCGCGATCCTCCTGCTCACCGTCTACGTCGCTGCGGGCTTCGGCGACGTGCCGCTCGCGGCGTACCAGGTGACGACGACCATCTGGTCACTGCTGACCTTCGCGCTCGACGCCCTGGCCATCGCCGGCCAGGCGCTCACCGGCGCCTCCCTCGGCGGCGGCAATGCGGCCGGCGCACGAGAGGCCACCTCGCTCATGGTGCGTTGGGGGGTGTGGGGCGGCGTCGGGCTCGGCGTGCTCATCCTGGCCCTGCACCGGGTCATCCCGCACCTGTTCACCCAGGACCCGCAGGTGCAGGCCGCGATCGCCGGCGGCCTCGTCGTCGTCGCCCTCGCCCAACCCCTCTCGGGCTATGTCTTCGTCGTCGACGGGGTACTCATCGGCGCCGGGGACGGCCGCTGGCTGGCCGGCTCGATGATCCTCGTGCTGATCGCCTACGTCCCGGTCGTCGCACTGGCACGTTTCCTCGGGGACGGGCAGGGACCGGTCGCATCGGTCGTCGTGCTCTGGCTCGCGTTCACCGTCTTCATGCTGCTGCGAGGAGCGTGCATGGCTTGGCGGATCCGGGGGGACGCATGGGCCGTCCTCGGGGCCGAGCGCCCACGTCGGGGGTGA
- a CDS encoding alanine/glycine:cation symporter family protein — MVSPLLIPTAESGPLKAVEDSINSFFEPFAAWISGWVFYAFPVAGISIPIVVIWLVAAATIISIFLGFPQFRSLKLSLEVVRGKFSHADDPGEITHFQALSSALSGTVGLGNIAGVGAAMALGGAGATFWMIVCGLLGMATKFAECSMGVKYRKQNADGTFSGGPFKYMPIAFGRLFGKVPAMILTGGFAIAIFGFGVGGGNMFQANQTFVQARDVTGGSDGFLGSDGAALIFGLVLAGLIAAVILGGIQSIARVTSKLVPFMGIMYVIACLFVIFANFTQIGSAIGSIIQGAFTPQAGLGGLVGVLIVGFQRAAFSNEAGLGSAPIAHSPVKTRRPTSEGFVALLEPFIDTVIVCTMTALTIIIADAPSFQGGIDQVIDGGAVPDGVTLTSDAFETFLPWFPIVLAVAVALFAFSTLITWSYYGEKAWEFFFGHSKTSLNLYRLIFCTFTVIGTVLTFGQVLTITDSFLFICGFINLAALYILLPEIRQDMREYIADRKSGRLYELGAEDDAHLAEIRAEHGNTGELPKMEGTEQHHHTKE, encoded by the coding sequence ATGGTGTCCCCACTGCTCATACCGACCGCCGAGTCCGGACCGCTGAAGGCCGTCGAGGACTCGATCAACAGTTTCTTCGAGCCCTTCGCCGCTTGGATCTCCGGCTGGGTGTTCTACGCCTTCCCGGTCGCCGGGATCTCGATCCCGATCGTCGTGATCTGGCTGGTGGCAGCGGCCACGATCATCTCCATCTTCCTGGGTTTCCCGCAGTTCCGCTCGCTGAAGCTCTCGCTCGAGGTCGTCAGGGGCAAGTTCTCCCACGCTGACGACCCCGGCGAGATCACCCACTTCCAGGCCCTCTCGTCAGCCCTGTCCGGGACCGTGGGCCTGGGCAACATCGCGGGTGTCGGCGCCGCGATGGCCCTCGGTGGCGCCGGCGCCACCTTCTGGATGATCGTCTGCGGTCTGCTCGGCATGGCGACGAAGTTCGCCGAGTGCAGCATGGGCGTGAAGTACCGCAAGCAGAATGCGGACGGGACCTTCTCCGGCGGGCCGTTCAAGTACATGCCGATCGCCTTCGGTCGCCTCTTCGGCAAGGTGCCGGCGATGATCCTCACCGGCGGCTTCGCGATCGCCATCTTCGGCTTCGGCGTCGGCGGCGGCAACATGTTCCAGGCCAACCAGACCTTCGTCCAGGCCCGGGACGTCACCGGCGGGAGCGACGGCTTCCTCGGCTCCGACGGCGCCGCGCTGATCTTCGGCCTGGTCCTCGCCGGGCTCATCGCCGCGGTCATCCTCGGTGGTATCCAGTCCATCGCCCGCGTCACGAGCAAGCTGGTGCCCTTCATGGGCATCATGTACGTCATCGCGTGCCTGTTCGTCATCTTCGCCAACTTCACGCAGATCGGCAGCGCCATCGGTTCGATCATCCAGGGCGCCTTCACCCCGCAGGCCGGCCTCGGTGGCCTCGTCGGCGTCCTGATCGTCGGCTTCCAGCGCGCCGCCTTCTCCAACGAGGCGGGCCTGGGCTCCGCGCCCATCGCGCACTCCCCGGTCAAGACCCGTCGCCCCACCTCGGAAGGCTTCGTGGCCCTGCTGGAGCCCTTCATCGACACCGTGATCGTCTGCACGATGACCGCCCTGACGATCATCATCGCGGACGCGCCGTCCTTCCAGGGCGGCATCGACCAGGTGATCGACGGCGGCGCCGTGCCGGACGGGGTCACCCTCACCTCCGACGCCTTCGAGACCTTCCTCCCGTGGTTCCCGATCGTGCTCGCCGTGGCCGTGGCACTCTTCGCCTTCTCGACCCTGATCACGTGGAGCTACTACGGGGAGAAGGCCTGGGAGTTCTTCTTCGGCCACTCGAAGACGTCGCTGAACCTCTACCGCCTGATCTTCTGCACCTTCACCGTCATCGGTACGGTGCTGACCTTCGGTCAGGTGCTGACGATCACCGACTCCTTCCTCTTCATCTGCGGCTTCATCAACCTCGCTGCGCTGTACATCCTCCTGCCGGAGATCCGTCAGGACATGCGGGAGTACATCGCCGACCGCAAGTCCGGTCGCCTGTACGAGCTCGGCGCCGAGGACGATGCCCACCTCGCCGAGATCCGTGCCGAGCACGGCAACACCGGTGAGCTGCCCAAGATGGAGGGCACCGAGCAGCACCACCACACCAAGGAGTAG